The following is a genomic window from Thermus tengchongensis.
CATACCTTACCTCAGGATACTCCAACCCGGGCTTGCCTTCGGGTTTAGGTATGCCTAAACTGAGGGGCATGGAAACCCCGGTTTTCCTCTATGCTCTCTTGGGAGGCCTCTTCACCTGGGGGCTTACCGCGGTGGGGGCGGCCAGCGTGTTCCTGGCGCAAGAGCCCAGCCGGAAGCTCCTGGATGGGATGTTGGGCTTTGCCGCTGGCGTGATGCTGGCGGCCAGCGTCTTCTCCCTTCTCCTTCCGGGGATGGAAATGGCCGAGGCTCAGGGCATGGTGCCCTGGGTGCCCGCCGTGGTGGGCTTTCTCCTGGGCGGAGCCCTTTTGCGCCTGATGGACCGGTTTCTCCCCCATGTTCACCTAGGGCCAGGGGCGCAGGAGGAGGGGGTTCGTACCCTATGGCGGCGCACCACCTTGCTGATCCTGGCCATCACCCTCCATAACTTCCCCGAGGGCCTGGCGGTGGGGGTGGCCTTTGGAGCCGCGGGGCTTGACCCCACAGGGGCGGCCACCCTGGGCGGGGCCATCGCCCTGGCGGTGGGCATCGGTTTGCAAAACCTGCCCGAGGGTTTGGCGGTGGCCTGGCCCCTGAGGCGGGCGGGCATCGGGGCGGGAAAGGCCTGGTTTTACGGGCAGCTTTCCGCCATCGTGGAGCCCATTGGGGCTCTGCTGGGAGCCCTTCTGGTCACGCAGATGTTCTACCTGTTGCCCTACCTCATGGCCTTGGCGGCAGGGGCCATGGTTTTCGTGATCGTGGAGGAGGTCATTCCGGAAAGCCAGGCGGAGGGCAACGGGGATATCTCCACCTTCGGGGTGATGACGGGCTTTGCCCTCATGATGGCCTTGGACGTGGCCCTGGGTTGATTCCTTTCTTGGGCTTGGGAATCCCTGTTACAACAAGGCCCGGAGGTCCCCCACGACTTTCTCCGTTTCCTCCACCTTGTCCGGGCTAAAGAGGAGGATCAGCTTTCCCTCTTTCACCACGAAGGTGGTGGCGGTGTGGTCCACCAGGTACTCCCCCGGGCCCCGGTACTGGGTCTTCTGGTAGTAGACCCCGAAGGTCCGGGCCACCTCCTGGATGGTTTCCGGGCTTCCCGTGAGGCCCAGGAAGCTGGGGTGGAAGCCCTTGGCGTACTGGTCGGAGATCTGTGGGGTATCCCGCTCGGGGTCCACGCTGATGAAGATCACCTGTACCCTTTCCTGTTCCTGGGGGGAGAGCTTCTCGTAGGCCCGTTTTAAAGCCAGCATGGTGGTGGGGCAGACATCGGGGCAGTGGACGTAGCCAAAGAAGATGAGGACCAACTTGTCCTTATGCTGGGAAAGCTGTACCGGGCCCTGGGGCCCCTCGAGGGCAAAGTCCACGGGCTTGGGATTCAGAAGCCGGGTGCCGTAGAAGCTGTGGGAGCCCTTGGGCAGGAGAAGGTAGGCCACCCCCACCAGGCCGAGGACCAGGAGGACGGGCAAGAGGAGTTTCCCTTTCATCGCATCTCCACCGGTAGGATTACCTTGAGCCTGCTACCGTCTTGGAATTTAAGCACCAGGGTCACCTTCTCCCCCGCTTTTAAGGGGCGTTTGAGCCCTTCCAGCATGAGGTGGTACTTACCGGGGCGGAACTCCACCCGGCCTCCTGGGGGGATGTCCAGGTAGGGCAGGGGGCGCATGCCTAGGACCACGTGGCCTCCCCGGTGCTCCCGGTGGTCCTGGTGGAAGGAAACCCGCTCGGCCACGTCCGTTTCCGCCCCCACCAGGCGCAAGGGGGTCTTCCCCCGGTTTTCCAGGGTCAGGTAGGCGGCGGTGTCCTTCACCACCGGGGGCACCAGGCGGACCCAGCCAGGGATGGCCACCGCCTGGGCCAGGGCCAGGCCTCCCAGGAGGATCAGGAGCCATCTCACACATCCACCTTACCAATCGGGAAGGGGACAAATGTACTCCGCAGTTCAAGCGCTTCCTGGGAGTACGAATGTCCCGTCCCCGGGGCCTACCCTTAGGGTGATGCACCATTTGGGATGGTGGCCTTTTTTCCTGGGCATGGTCCTCGCCGCACCGGTCCTCCAGCTAAGAGGGGAGGTGGAGGGACCCTTGGTCCTGGCTACCCCCGGCCTTTTGCTGGAGGGGAGGGGAGCGGTCCTGCGGGGGGATAAGGGGCACACCCTGAGCCTCCTGGCCCCGGGCATACGGGTGAGGGGGCTGACGGTGGTGGGGGCGGGGCCAGGGGACGACTTCTTTGAGCCGGATGCGGCCATCTACCTCCGGGGTTGCCGGGGGTGTCTCCTCGAGGGGATAAGGGTGGAGGGTGCTCCCACCGCGGTGCGGATGGAGGACTCCCCAAGGGCGGTGGTGCGGGGCCTGAGGGCCAAAGGCCTGGGGGAGTCCCCGGGGGTTCTGGTCTACGGGAGCCCGGGGGTGCGGATGGAGGGGAGCCACCTCCTTGGCTACATGGACGCGGTCTACGTGGAGTACAGCCCGGACATGGTCATCCGGGACAACCTCTTGGAGGAGAACGGGCGCTACGGCTTCCACGTGATGTTCTCCTGGGGGGTGCGGGTGGAGGGAAACCAAAGCCTCCGTAACGGCATCGGCAACGCGGTGATGCACGGGGTGGCCAACCGTGTGCGGGGGAACCTGCTGGCTGGACAGGGGAGCCCGGTGGGCTACGGGCTCCTGGTCCAAGACGAGCGGGGGACCCGGGTGGAGGCCAACCGCTTTCAGGAGAACACCCTGGGTCTGGTCCTCATGGATGCCCAAGGGGTGGAGGTCAAGGGGAACCGCTTTCAGGAAAACGGCACCGCCCTGCGCATCACCCGGGAGCGGGGCGGGAACTCCGCCCGGGTGGAGGGGAACGCGTTTCAGGGAAACCTCTACGACCTCCTGGTGGACGACCCCGAGGCCAAGGCCAAGGTGGTGGGCAACCGCTACGACCGGGCCAGCGGCCTGCCCGTGCCCCACCTGCCCACGGGCTCCTTCGCCCTTCTCCTGGCCCGCCAGCCGGAGCTTTCCCTCTTCGCCCTCTCCCCAGGGGTGCTCCTCTGGGAGGCGGCGGAGGCCCAGGTGCCGGGGCTAAGGCTGGTGGCCCTGGCCGATCCCAAGGCGGAGCCCTTGGCCAGGGAAACCCGGCCCCATGGGGGGTGGCTGGTCCTAGGTCTTTTGGGAGGTGTCCTATGGTGGCGGTGGAGGGCCTGAGGAAGCGGGGGCGGCTCCTAGGGGTGAGCCTCCGGGTGGAGAGGGGCGTGGTGGGCCTTTTGGGCCCCAACGGGGCGGGGAAGAGCACCCTTTTGGCCCTCCTCGCCGGACGCCTAAGGCCCGACGGCGGGGAGGCCCGCCTCCTGGGCCACGCCCCCCGGGACCCCAAGGCCTTGCCCCTTCGGGCTTACCTCCCGCAAAGCCCGAGGCTTTTTCCCCACCTGAAGGCCCTCGAGGTCCTGGAGGGAGCCAGACGGGTAAAGGGCCTGGGGAAAGGGGCCCTGGAGGAGGCGGTGGGGCGCATGGGCCTGGAAAGTTTTCTGCACCGGCCTGTGGCCGTCCTTTCCGGAGGGCAGCGCCAGCGCTTGGCCCTGGCCGTAGCCCTCATGGGGGACCCCCCCATCTGGCTCCTGGACGAGCCCACCGCCGCCTTGGACCCCAAGGGGCGGGAGCGCTTCTGGGCCTGGGTGGGGGCCAAGCGGGAGGGGGTGGTCCTCCTGGCCCTGCACCACGTGGAGGAGGCCCGGCGGGCGGACCGCCTGGTGCTCCTGAAGGGGGGTGAGGTCCTGGAAGAGGGCCCCCCCGAAGCGGTTTTGGGCCTAAGGGACGAGCGCGTTCCCTGGCTAATGGAGGTGCTCTATGAGGAACCGGCGTGAGGTGCTGAAGGTTTTGGGCGGTCTGGTGGTGGCGGCCCCGGTGCTGGCCCAGCACGGGGGACACGGGACGATGGGCGGGGCGGCTCCCACCGCCTCCCCGGGCGCGGTGATCCCCGCCAAGCCCATCCCTTGGGAGGACGGCCAGTGCGCCTTCTGCGACATGCCCATCAAGACCCCGGAGGGGCAGTGGCGGGGGCGCACCTTCCCCAAGGGCTTCTTCGAGCAAACCTATTCCCAGATCGCCTTTGAGAAGCCCAGGCCCGCCCCCCACGACCCCAAGCAGGTGGTGGAAGCCCTGCACTTTGAGAGCATCGCCTGCATGGTGAACTACGCCTGGGTGCACGGGATTAGGGACGGGGAAGGGGCCACCTTCTACGTCACCGACCGGGGGGCCTACGACCCTGCCCGCCCCCAGGAGAGCGTGCGCCTCATCCCCGCCCGTCAGGCCACCTATTACTGGGGGGAGAGGATGATGGTGGTGATGAACGCCCGGCTGGTGGCCTTCGCCGACCCCGCCCAGGCCCGCGCCTTCGCGGAGCGGCACCGGGAAGCCCACGGCCGCCAGCGGTTCCTGGACTTCCAGACCCTCTGGGACCTGGCCCCCTTGCCGGAGATGAACCTGGTGGCCCTTCTGGCCCGGCACGCGGGGCTCTTGGAGGAAGGGCACGGGCACCACGGGCACTAGGCCATGCGGCGGCGTGAGCTCCTGATCGGGGCCCTAGGGGTGGCCCTCCTGGGGCGGGCCCTGGCTGCCCCCCGGGCCCTTAGGGTGGGGGTGGACGCCTGCCCCTACTGCTTCATGACCATCCTGGACGCCCGCCATGCGGCCCAGGCGGTGAACCCCCAGGGGAAGGCCTTCTTCTACGACGACCCCGCCTGCCTCCTGGACCAGCTGAACGGCTGGGGAGGGCCTTCCCTTACCGCCAAGGAGGTCTA
Proteins encoded in this region:
- a CDS encoding NosD domain-containing protein translates to MHHLGWWPFFLGMVLAAPVLQLRGEVEGPLVLATPGLLLEGRGAVLRGDKGHTLSLLAPGIRVRGLTVVGAGPGDDFFEPDAAIYLRGCRGCLLEGIRVEGAPTAVRMEDSPRAVVRGLRAKGLGESPGVLVYGSPGVRMEGSHLLGYMDAVYVEYSPDMVIRDNLLEENGRYGFHVMFSWGVRVEGNQSLRNGIGNAVMHGVANRVRGNLLAGQGSPVGYGLLVQDERGTRVEANRFQENTLGLVLMDAQGVEVKGNRFQENGTALRITRERGGNSARVEGNAFQGNLYDLLVDDPEAKAKVVGNRYDRASGLPVPHLPTGSFALLLARQPELSLFALSPGVLLWEAAEAQVPGLRLVALADPKAEPLARETRPHGGWLVLGLLGGVLWWRWRA
- a CDS encoding copper chaperone PCu(A)C, with the protein product MRWLLILLGGLALAQAVAIPGWVRLVPPVVKDTAAYLTLENRGKTPLRLVGAETDVAERVSFHQDHREHRGGHVVLGMRPLPYLDIPPGGRVEFRPGKYHLMLEGLKRPLKAGEKVTLVLKFQDGSRLKVILPVEMR
- a CDS encoding SCO family protein, producing the protein MKGKLLLPVLLVLGLVGVAYLLLPKGSHSFYGTRLLNPKPVDFALEGPQGPVQLSQHKDKLVLIFFGYVHCPDVCPTTMLALKRAYEKLSPQEQERVQVIFISVDPERDTPQISDQYAKGFHPSFLGLTGSPETIQEVARTFGVYYQKTQYRGPGEYLVDHTATTFVVKEGKLILLFSPDKVEETEKVVGDLRALL
- a CDS encoding nitrous oxide reductase accessory protein NosL, which encodes MRNRREVLKVLGGLVVAAPVLAQHGGHGTMGGAAPTASPGAVIPAKPIPWEDGQCAFCDMPIKTPEGQWRGRTFPKGFFEQTYSQIAFEKPRPAPHDPKQVVEALHFESIACMVNYAWVHGIRDGEGATFYVTDRGAYDPARPQESVRLIPARQATYYWGERMMVVMNARLVAFADPAQARAFAERHREAHGRQRFLDFQTLWDLAPLPEMNLVALLARHAGLLEEGHGHHGH
- a CDS encoding ZIP family metal transporter; its protein translation is METPVFLYALLGGLFTWGLTAVGAASVFLAQEPSRKLLDGMLGFAAGVMLAASVFSLLLPGMEMAEAQGMVPWVPAVVGFLLGGALLRLMDRFLPHVHLGPGAQEEGVRTLWRRTTLLILAITLHNFPEGLAVGVAFGAAGLDPTGAATLGGAIALAVGIGLQNLPEGLAVAWPLRRAGIGAGKAWFYGQLSAIVEPIGALLGALLVTQMFYLLPYLMALAAGAMVFVIVEEVIPESQAEGNGDISTFGVMTGFALMMALDVALG
- a CDS encoding ABC transporter ATP-binding protein translates to MVAVEGLRKRGRLLGVSLRVERGVVGLLGPNGAGKSTLLALLAGRLRPDGGEARLLGHAPRDPKALPLRAYLPQSPRLFPHLKALEVLEGARRVKGLGKGALEEAVGRMGLESFLHRPVAVLSGGQRQRLALAVALMGDPPIWLLDEPTAALDPKGRERFWAWVGAKREGVVLLALHHVEEARRADRLVLLKGGEVLEEGPPEAVLGLRDERVPWLMEVLYEEPA